In Haliotis asinina isolate JCU_RB_2024 chromosome 16, JCU_Hal_asi_v2, whole genome shotgun sequence, the following are encoded in one genomic region:
- the LOC137268757 gene encoding collagen alpha-2(I) chain-like — MILLSFFICISIPLGATLPTGDPSQFTGSECRVYDEDNKCPPGHELIECGDKYAGLMRCSPCKENMYQCDFTTPEFSVTCQPPTCPDLGTETTYNVTYFENKTCHIYCLCNERNGYTGISGSRCTKHPPCGLNKELKNGTCVDCRPGFHNPNTDYGPCVAYETMTLLARSGQSHIFWILGFIILFIVASIIACWCWRGRSQACNIACCHSLAIQNGQQKQDAEAPENPPPYTPNDSLSSGTGSHQPNGIPPAPRNGIPGAGSNGIRGARTNGIPGARTNGIPGARTNGTNGIPDARTNGIPGARTNGTNGIPGARTNGIPGARTNGISGARTNGIPGARTNGIPGARTNGISGARTNGIPGARTNGISGARTNGIPGGRTNGIPGARINGIPDVPGNQVPHDSGSHSSISERPTPTGTGHPSTKSLASSPGPLTSQDNFLLSEPLTSEGASLNLQTQELTSTDPEQTGRKMPIPAQDIGTGSGDMNDETGEDGDDENQGLLGGAECGLVELDKDRDLSHVPLVQ, encoded by the exons CTCCGAGTGCCGAGTCTATGATGAGGACAACAAATGCCCCCCAG GTCATGAGCTGATTGAGTGTGGTGACAAGTATGCTGGTCTAATGAGATGCAGCCCATGTAAGGAGAACATGTATCAGTGCGACTTCACCACGCCAGAATTTAGCGTCACGTGTCAGCCTCCAACATGTCCAGACTTAGGGACAG AAACCACCTATAATGTGACATATTTTGAGAACAAGACCTGTCATATATATTGTCTCTGCAATGAAAGAAATGGCTACACTGGTATATCAGGGTCCAGATGCACGAAACACCCTCCCTGTGGCTTGAacaaggaattgaaaaatg GCACGTGTGTTGACTGTAGACCAGGGTTCCACAATCCTAACACAGACTATGGACCTTGTGTTGCATATGAGACCATGACTTTATTAGCAAG gTCAGGGCAAAGTCACATATTTTGGATTTTAGGATTCATCATACTTTTCATTGTTGCGTCAATCATTGCCTGTTGGTGCTGGAGAG gtagaagCCAAGCATGCAATATTGCTTGCTGCCACAGTTTGGCCATTCAAAATGGGCAACAGAAGCAAG ATGCTGAAGCCCCTGAAAATCCACCTCCCTACACGCCAAATG ACAGTCTGTCCTCAGGGACTGGTAGCCATCAGCCAAATGGAATTCCTCCTGCTCCTAGAAATGGCATTCCAGGTGCCGGATCAAATGGAATCAGAGGTGCCAGAACCAATGGAATCCCTGGTGCCAGAACAAATGGAATCCCGGGTGCCAGGACCAATGGAACAAATGGAATCCCGGATGCCAGAACAAATGGAATCCCCGGTGCCAGGACCAATGGAACAAATGGAATCCCGGGTGCCAGAACAAATGGAATCCCGGGTGCCAGAACAAATGGAATCTCGGGTGCCAGAACAAATGGAATCCCGGGTGCCAGAACAAATGGAATCCCGGGTGCCAGAACAAATGGAATCTCGGGTGCCAGAACAAATGGAATCCCGGGTGCCAGAACAAATGGAATCTCGGGTGCCAGAACAAATGGAATCCCAGGTGGCAGAACAAATGGAATCCCAGGTGCCAGAATAAATGGAATCCCTGATGTTCCTGGAAATCAAGTTCCTCATGATAGTGGCTCACATAGTTCTATCTCAGAGAGACCAACTCCTACTGGTACTGGTCATCCGTCCACCAAATCCTTGGCCAGCAGTCCTGGACCACTGACCAGTCAAG ATAACTTTCTTCTGTCAGAACCATTGACTTCGGAAGGCGCGAGTTTGAATCTGCAAACACAAGAACTCACATCTACAGACCCTGAACAAACAGGACGTAAGATGCCAATCCCAGCTCAGGATATTGGCACTGGTTCTGGTGACATGAATGATGAGACGGGTGAAGATGGTGACGATGAGAACCAGGGACTGCTGGGAGGGGCTGAATGTGGTCTAGTAGAACTAGACAAGGACAGAGACTTATCACATGTTCCACTTGTACAGTGA